Genomic segment of Gemmatimonadota bacterium:
CCGCTCGACGTAACGCCAAACCTGCAGGCCCCAGGTCTGCGTCGAGTCGCGGGGGAAGCGGAGCTGCGACAGCGGGATGCGCAGCTCGGCCGTCCAGCCCAGCGAGTCCACGCGCGTGGCCGCCTGCCAGACCGGGTCCCACGAGGGATCGGCGTTGGCGGCGGCCTGCCCCGCGTCGAACTTCGCGCCCGCGGGGGTCACCCGGAACATGGTCCGGCCGGTGTGGTCGTGGAAGGTGTCGAGAACGAACATGATGTTGTCGCCTTCCACCTCCTGGTCCCGGCGCGCCAGCCGGCTGCGTATCCCTGCCGCGCCCAGAGAGTCGTACATGCGCGCGCCGATGTAGAGCGCCTCGTCGTCGTACAGGAAACGGATCTCTGTGCGCTGCGCGGCCGGCTCACCCTCGTGCGGCTCCTGCTGCCGGAAATCCGTGGCCGCGGGAGCCGCCTGCCACGCCGCCTCGCCCAGCTCGGCGTCGATCGACACGGGCGCAGTGCGTTGCGCCGCCTGTACGCGCGGCGCCCTGGCAGCGTGGTCTCCTGCCTCCGCCCCCGCCGCAGGCGTCGAGCTGGGCATTCCGCCATCGGCCTGCGCCAGCAGTGGCAGCGGCAGCGCCAGCGCCGGGCCGAGCCCCAGCAGCAGCCAGAGCGGACTGAGCCGCAAGGTCGAGCGAGCGGATTGCAGGCGCGGGAGCATGGTTCCTCTACGGGTCGGGTGGGGCTTCCGGTTTCAGCCAGCGGGGCGACGGCGCTGCTCCGTCCGCCCGCCGACCCCTTAGATAGCCGCAGCGGTGAAAACGTTGCAGCTTGCCAGCGGGGGCGGGCTCCGCCATCACTTCCTGCCTAACGCTACCGAGGCATGTTACGGCCAAGACCCGAACGCGACCCGAAGAAAACTTGACTCACTTGCACACAGAGGTTGGCTAGCGCGTTCCATTTTGCTTCTCTCCGCGCTGTCGGCGCACTAGACAGCGGTGAACACGTAACTGGATTTGCGAAAGGGTGCACTGAGATACCCGATCCGGAGGAGACTCATGACGGTCAGATGCTTGCGTGGTTTTGCAGCCCTGCTGTGCGGAGGCCTGCATTTCCCCCGGCTCGCCGGCCGGAGCGCCCTGGCCGCGGCGCTGGTGATGGTGGCAACATCGCCGCTGCCGGCCCAGGAGCGCCACCCGACGCTTTTTGCCCCCGCCCTGGCGCGGCGCCCCGCGGTGCGGGACGCTCTGGCCTGGCTCGACTCCCAGTTTCCTCGCCAGGTGGAGGAATGGATCCGTATCACCCAGATCCCCGCCAAGTCCGGCCACGAGGCGGAGCGGGCGGCGTACCTGCGTGCGGAGCTGGAGAAGGAGGGACTGGAAGTCAGGACGGATTCCATGGGCAACGTGATCGCGCGGCGGCGCGGCACGGGTGGAGGCGCGAGTGTCGTCTTCGCGGCGCACATGGACACGGTGCACCCGCTGGACACGGACGTTACGGTACGTCCCGACGTGCACCAGGAAAGCGCGATTGTTACGGCGGACGCGCCGCCGCCGCCGCCCACGCGGCCGCGCCCGATCCGACCGGGCGACCGCCTGCTGCGCGCGCCCGGCGTCTTCGACAACAGCGCGTCGCTGGCCAATATGCTGGCGGTGGTGCGAGCGCTCAAGCGCTCCCGGATCCAGACGCGCGGCGATCTCATCTTCGTGGGCACGGTGCAGGAGGAGCTGGGGCTCCGGGGTATGGACTACTTCCTGGAGCGCAACCCCCGGATTGCGGACATGGTGGTGGCGCTGGATGGCGGGCTGCCCAATGTGAACTACGGCGCGCTGGGCATCTACTGGACGCGCTACTATTTCCGCGGCACCGGCTCTCACACCAACACCTCCGCGGGCAAGCCGCACCCGGCCCGCGCACTGGCCGAGGCGATCCGCTCCATCTACCAGATCCACATCCCGGAGGGGCGGGGCGGCGCCGTCTACAACGTGGGGGTGCTGAGCGGCGGGAAGATCTTCAACGCCATCCCGGAAGAGGTATCGTTCACCATGGACCTGCGCTCGGTGAACCCGGTGCTGCTCGATTCGCTGGACGCGGAAATCGAGGCGCGGGTGGCGGCGGCCGCCCAGGCCGAGAAAGTGAGCTGGGCCAAGGAAGTGGTGCAGCGAAACCGGGCCGCGGGCACGGAGGAGGCGCTGCGGGACCGGCGCGCTCACCCGCTGGTGCAGACGGCGCTGGATGTCCACGGCTACTTCGGGCTGGAGACCCAGGCCATCGCCTCGGGCTCAACCGACGCCAACGCCGCGGTCGTGCGCGGCATCCCGGCGATCTCGGTGGGCCGCGCCTTCGGCGGCGACCAGCACACGCTCTCCGAGTGGGCGCACGTGGACAGTGCGCTCACGGCCACCAAGATCGCGTTGCTGCTGGCGGTGAGCCTGGTGGATACGCGATGAGGCTCGGGCGGCGAGCACTGTGGCTCCCGGCCCCATGCCGACGTGGTCAATCCACCGGCAGCAGCTCGACGCCCAGTTTGGCCAGGCCGTCGTCGAACGAGTACACGCCTTTGAGCTGACGTCTGGCGCACAGCGCCGCGAGATATGCATCCACCAGATCGACGGACCGCTCCGCCAGGGTATCCAGGCACATACGGAGGATTGCCTTCTCGGGCACAGTCAGCCCCCGGAAGGAGAGCAGCTCCCCTAGCTTTGCCGCGGCCTCGGCCCTCGGGACTCGGTAATAGCTGGTGAGCACGAAGTAGGACTGGAACAACACGATAGGCGTCAGAAGTGCGCTGCGCTCGCCCCGTTCGAGCTTCTCGAAGAAGGAGAAAACACCTCGAAACGCCGGATGAACCGTCTCTGGATCCTCGACCAGAAACCGGATGATGACGTTGGTGTCGACAGGATCAGCCACCCCCGGCCAGGCCGCTGCCCAGGGCTTCCGCGATTCGGCGCTCGGAGGGGAACTTCTTGCCCCGGGCATACTGCTTCAGGGAGCCGGCCATCCATCGGGCCTTGGCTTGCCTGGGTCGCCGGAGCTCGATCTTCCCGTCCTCCGGGATGACGTTCACTTCCAGGACATCGCCCACATCGATCCCCAGGCGTCTGCGGATCTCAGCCGGAATGACCACCTGCCCTTTGGGGTGTACCTTCATCAGCATGCTGGCCCTTTCGTCATACATCAATGTATAACGCCGTGTGGCCGGAGGTCAACCGGAGCGCGCGCACAGCGGTCGGTTCGGGGGCCGATCCGCTCGAGCGCGCGATCTCGCCACGGAAGAGGCTGACCAGGAAGTTCAGCTTGGTAAAGGTCCCCGTTGTTCGTTAGCTGAGCTGGCCCGGCATTCTGACTAGCGTCCATAGTTCGCGATCAGCGCGGCGATGATCCGGATCCCCTCCAGGAATTCGCGCACCCGCACGTTCTCGTTGGCCGCGTGCTGGTTGCAGTCGTAGTTGTAGATGGCGATGCCGAAGGGGGCGAGCCCCAACACATCGCGGAACAGCACGAGCGGCCCGCTCCCGCCGATGGTGGGGAGGACGACGGGTGTGGTGCCGGTGGCTTGCTCGACGATGCGTACGGCCTGCTGCACCGCCCGGTGGTCCATGGGGGTGCGGAAGCTGGCGTAGCCGCCGGGCCGGCGGCGGAACTGCGCGAGGCGCGGGTGCGCCAGCCGCTCCTCGGGCGTGGGCTCGCGGTCCAGCAGGTGGTAGCCGAGCCTCTCGAGGTGGGCGCGTAGGCTGGCCAGCACCGCTTGGTCGGTCTGCCCCGGCACGAGGCGCAGGTCGAGCGCGGCCGTGGCGCGGTCGGGAATCGACGTCGTCGCCTGCGCGCCGATGTAGCCCGCGCCAAGCCCCCGTACGTTGAGCGAGGGATAGGTGATCAGCTCGTGGAGCCGTCGCCCGCCGCCGTAGGCGCGCGGGATCCCGAACTCGCGGCGCACCTCCTCGTCCACCTGCGGCAGCCGCGCCAGCGCTGCTTCCTCGAGCGGCGTGAGCGGCGTGCGGCCGTTGTAGTACCCCTCGACCAGCACGCGCCCGTCGTCGTCTACCATGGATGCCAGCAGGCGGCTCAGCTCGAGTGCCGGGTTCACGGCCCAGTTGCCATAGTGCCCGCTGTGCAGCGGCCGGTTGGCGCCGTAGACGGTGAGGTCGGCGGTGACAATGCCGCGCGTGCCCAGGTAGAGGGTGGGCGGATTGGTCGGGAATCGCGGCGCGTCCAGGATGATGACCGCCTCGGCCGGCTCGAGCAGCCGCGCGTACTCGGGGTTCTCGAGCATGCGGCGCATCCCGGGGGAGCTCGACTCCTCGTCGCCCTCGAGGAACAGCTTGAGGTTGGCCGCCGGCCGGATGCGCCGCTCCTCGAGCAGCGCGAGCGCAGCCAGGAACGCGGCAATCGGGGCCTTGTCATCGGCCACCGCCCGGGCGTAGACGCGCATGTCCGGATCGAGCCGCTGCCCGGCGGGAAGCGCGACCACTGGCCCGATCTCCCGGCCGGTCGCGTCGAAGAGCGTGGGCAGGAATGGGTCCGTGCGCCACTGCGACGGGTCCGCCTCCTGGCCGTCGTAATGGAAGTAGAGCAGCAGCGTGCGGGCGCGGGGATCGACTGTCCTTTCGGCGTAGAGTGCGGGAACGTGGCCGCCGTCCAGCTCGCGGGTGCGGAAGCCGTAGCGCTCGAGGCGGGCCGCCAGCCAGCGCCGCGCCTCCGTGAGCCCCGCCGGGTTGCTGGCGACCGACGGAATGGCCGCCAGCTCGCCGAGTTGCCGCACCGCCTCCATCCCGTGTCGTTCCACCCACAGCCGGGCCGCCTCCGGCGCGAGCTGGGCGCGTGCGCCAGGTGGCGCGACCAGCAGAGCGATCGCCATGGCCAGCCCGCGGGCCGCTGCCTGTAGTGAAAACGGGAGACGTGTGGACATACAGGGCTTCATGATCCGTACTGCCGGAACTCCGCGCAAGCGCTGCCGCCGTGCGCGGCTGTCCCGTGCAGCACCTTTGTCGGCCGACCGGGAGCGACCTTAG
This window contains:
- a CDS encoding M20/M25/M40 family metallo-hydrolase encodes the protein MSTRLPFSLQAAARGLAMAIALLVAPPGARAQLAPEAARLWVERHGMEAVRQLGELAAIPSVASNPAGLTEARRWLAARLERYGFRTRELDGGHVPALYAERTVDPRARTLLLYFHYDGQEADPSQWRTDPFLPTLFDATGREIGPVVALPAGQRLDPDMRVYARAVADDKAPIAAFLAALALLEERRIRPAANLKLFLEGDEESSSPGMRRMLENPEYARLLEPAEAVIILDAPRFPTNPPTLYLGTRGIVTADLTVYGANRPLHSGHYGNWAVNPALELSRLLASMVDDDGRVLVEGYYNGRTPLTPLEEAALARLPQVDEEVRREFGIPRAYGGGRRLHELITYPSLNVRGLGAGYIGAQATTSIPDRATAALDLRLVPGQTDQAVLASLRAHLERLGYHLLDREPTPEERLAHPRLAQFRRRPGGYASFRTPMDHRAVQQAVRIVEQATGTTPVVLPTIGGSGPLVLFRDVLGLAPFGIAIYNYDCNQHAANENVRVREFLEGIRIIAALIANYGR
- a CDS encoding PIN domain-containing protein, producing the protein MADPVDTNVIIRFLVEDPETVHPAFRGVFSFFEKLERGERSALLTPIVLFQSYFVLTSYYRVPRAEAAAKLGELLSFRGLTVPEKAILRMCLDTLAERSVDLVDAYLAALCARRQLKGVYSFDDGLAKLGVELLPVD
- a CDS encoding AbrB/MazE/SpoVT family DNA-binding domain-containing protein; translation: MLMKVHPKGQVVIPAEIRRRLGIDVGDVLEVNVIPEDGKIELRRPRQAKARWMAGSLKQYARGKKFPSERRIAEALGSGLAGGG
- a CDS encoding carbohydrate binding family 9 domain-containing protein produces the protein MLPRLQSARSTLRLSPLWLLLGLGPALALPLPLLAQADGGMPSSTPAAGAEAGDHAARAPRVQAAQRTAPVSIDAELGEAAWQAAPAATDFRQQEPHEGEPAAQRTEIRFLYDDEALYIGARMYDSLGAAGIRSRLARRDQEVEGDNIMFVLDTFHDHTGRTMFRVTPAGAKFDAGQAAANADPSWDPVWQAATRVDSLGWTAELRIPLSQLRFPRDSTQTWGLQVWRYVERLNEISMWSFWRRNEPGGPSRFGHLEGLHLAGKRRGLELLPYLVARGDFLQPRQPGSPFEKPHEYGARLGGDLKVLLTSTITLDATFNPDFGQVEVDPAVVNLSAFETFFPERRPFFVEGSGLFGFGGFNCYFCSNVQSLSLFYSRRIGRLPQGFVTSPAKYAHSPESTTILGAAKVTGRTAGGYQIGVLDALTSAEQAEAVD
- a CDS encoding M20/M25/M40 family metallo-hydrolase, whose product is MTVRCLRGFAALLCGGLHFPRLAGRSALAAALVMVATSPLPAQERHPTLFAPALARRPAVRDALAWLDSQFPRQVEEWIRITQIPAKSGHEAERAAYLRAELEKEGLEVRTDSMGNVIARRRGTGGGASVVFAAHMDTVHPLDTDVTVRPDVHQESAIVTADAPPPPPTRPRPIRPGDRLLRAPGVFDNSASLANMLAVVRALKRSRIQTRGDLIFVGTVQEELGLRGMDYFLERNPRIADMVVALDGGLPNVNYGALGIYWTRYYFRGTGSHTNTSAGKPHPARALAEAIRSIYQIHIPEGRGGAVYNVGVLSGGKIFNAIPEEVSFTMDLRSVNPVLLDSLDAEIEARVAAAAQAEKVSWAKEVVQRNRAAGTEEALRDRRAHPLVQTALDVHGYFGLETQAIASGSTDANAAVVRGIPAISVGRAFGGDQHTLSEWAHVDSALTATKIALLLAVSLVDTR